In Alteromonas macleodii, the sequence GTCAGCGACGTATCAGTCACTATTAGATACATTATTGCAAGGAGGTCGGTTTATGCCCATACGCGAAATATCCGAGGATTTCTCCATAGAAGATATTGTCCCCTACTTTCAACCCATCGTTGACTTAAATAGCCAAGGAGTGTGGCGATACGAATGCTTGGCACGCCTAATTACGCGAGGGGATAAAACATTTCTGCCCAGCGAATTTCTTTATCTTATCGAACGTGACCAGCATGTAAATTCACTTGCAGCAAGTATGTTCGTGCAATGTGCGAGTTACTTTCACGATGTGAATATTCCTTGGAATATTAATATTAGTGCCAAAGATTTATATAACCAGGAGCTCACCAACACACTTATAACCCATTTAGCGAGTTACCCTGCGCCCGAGCGAGTGAGCATTGAAGTTAGTGCGTCTACAGCACTGTCCAACCCTAAAAACTTAACCGCCTTTATAGAAAAAAGTATGCATGCCGGGCTTGGCGTTTTCATTGACAATGTAGGCTCTTGCCCTGGAAATATCCGGGCTTTGATGAACCTGCCAGTTCGAGGCATAAAGCTAGCAGGCGGGCTAATCAAACATTACGATGAACAAGAGGCGGTAAGAGAGTATGTGGACTATTTATTGTCGCTGTGTGAACGACATAGCGTAAGCACGATAGCTGAACACGTTGAAGATGAAGCGCATTTAGAACGCGTAAAGCGCCTGCCCATTCGCTATGCACAGGGCTATGTATTCAGCCCGCCTTTAGCGAACGTGCGCTCTGCCACAGCACGGCATTAATAGGCTAGCCATTTGGCATTTTAGAAGAAGAAGGGCAAACGAAAAAGGGCGAGGTATTAAAGTAAGCTCCCCGCCCTTTTATTCAAAGTAAGCTGCCGCTCAGATATTCAAAGCCTTATTAACTTTCTTCGCTGCGACAATTTAGCTTCCAACAGGACTGTCCACTACCTCGGTACTTTCGTTCAAACGGCGTCATGTGATTGTCGCCGGTGACTTCAGATAAGTCTGACACCATGCCGTAGTGTTTAGCCGCTTGCGCAAATTCCATTAGGTAGATAAGCCAGTTGCTTCGCACCTCTATGTTAGGGGTGATCGCCATCAAATCCACCATGGCCGCGCTGCCGTGCCAACGCTTTTGAACTTGGGTCTTTTTGGGGTACGGGTTAGGGTAAAGCAAAAAGTGCTGCGTCACCTTCCAATTAGACTGTTTTACCAAGCGCCAAAAGTCATTCACATCAGCACGGATCACCCGATAGTTGTCCTGCTGCGCGCTGTAATGCTCATGCTTGTCGACCCGCAGGGCCGATTTATCAATGCCGATAACACGGGCATCGGGGTTAGCTCGTGCTATGTTGGCCGTACTTTCGCCTACACCACAGCAAGAGTCTAAAATAACCTCTCCATTGAAGCCATTATCGGCATCAAGCCAGGCACTTACTTCATCAAAGGCGGCTTGCGTATGCTCGCTAATCGGTCGCTTGTTTTCACTGACTTGGTACTTTTTTACTAAGTCGTCTAACTTATCGTGAATACCCACCTGCGAGGTGGTGATTTCTCTAGAGTTACCGCTTGCCATTAGCTACGAATACCTTGACCGGTTTTAAGTAAGTAGTACGCCACGCTAAACAGCAACGCGTTGAAGCCCACTAACAAAGTCAGCGACAGTGTCACGTTTACGTCAGATACACCTAAGAAGCCGTATCGAAACCCGTTCACCATATATACAACAGGGTTCGCTTTACTCACCCATTGCCAGAATTCAGGCAATAGCGTAAGTGAATAAAACACGCCGCCTAGATAAGTTAACGGCGTTAAAACAAACGTTGGCACCACGCTGATATCATCAAAGGTTTTGGCAAACACTGCGTTAATCAGGCCTGCTGTAGCAAACAACGTAGAGGTGAGCAATAACGTCAGCGCAATAATGCCTAAATTATGTATTTGTACGTCAACGAAAAATAGCGACACCAAGGTAACGATTATTCCTATGAGAATAGCGCGTGCTACACCGCCGCCCACATAGCCAAGAATGATGACCGAGGTGGGTACAGGCGATACCAATAGCTCTTCGATATTACGCTGGAACTTTGCGCTAAAAAATGAAGACGACACATTGGCGTAAGAGTTTGTGATCACCGACATCATAATGAGACCCGGTACAATAAACTCCATGTAGGTAAAGCCCCCCATTTCGCCAATACGGTTACCGATAAGGCTACCGAATATAACGAAATAAAGGCTCATTGTAATAGCAGGTGGCACTAGGGTTTGTACCCATATGCGCAAAAAGCGCGTGCATTCTTTTATCCAAATCGTGGTTAGCGCTACATAGTTTTGTTTAAACCAACCCACGTTTTCTTCTGTGTTCATTTGTGTACTTTCAGTTTTCATGTTCTTAACCTTTACCTGCTATGGGTTTAGCTAGCTTGTTTCGCTGATTCAACTAAACGCACAAACAATTCTTCCAGGCGATTTGATTTGTTGCGCATACTCATTACTTGAACGCCCTTTTCACTGAGTTGCGTGAAAACTGGGTTTAGTCCTTCGGTCTTCTCTACATCAACTTCAAGGGTGTGGTCGTCAATCAAGCGGTGCTCGAAACCGGTTAGCAAGTTGTCTGTGGTCGATACGCCATTTGCGGCTTTAATATCTAACACAAAGGTTTCTACATTAAGCTTAGACAGCAGCGCCTTCATGCTGGTGTTCTCTACAATGGTGCCCTTGTTAATAATGGCGATATTGCGGCACAGCATCTCTGCTTCTTCAAGGTAGTGGGTGGTGAGGATAATGGTAATACCCTGACGATTTATTTCTTCTAAAAAGCCCCACATAGAGCGGCGAATTTCAATATCTACGCCTGCAGTTGGTTCATCTAGAATAAGTAGCTTTGGTTCATGCATTAACGCACGAGCAATCATTAAGCGGCGTTTCATACCACCTGATAACTCGCGGGCGCGGGCATCGCGCTTTTCCCATAGATCCAGTTGAGCAAGGTATTTTTTAGCGCGTTCTTTCGCAACACTACGCGGTACGCCATAGTACCCAGCTTGGTTAAGCACAATTTGTAGTACGGTCTCAAACTGGTTGAAGTTGAACTCTTGTGGTACCAGACCAATGCAGGCTTTAGCTTGTTCTTTTTGCGTTGTGAGATCATAACCAAACACCGAAACGCTACCGTTAGTTTGATTAACAAGTGAGCTTATAATGCCAATGGTGGTAGATTTACCCGCCCCATTAGGGCCAAGTAATGCAAAGAAGTCTCCTTCTTGTACTGTAAGGTCGACGCCTTTTAGTGCCTGTACGCCACCTTTGTAGGTTTTGGTTAACCCTTTAATGTCCAACGCTTTCATGATTTGCCCGTAGTGAGAGTGTGACTACTAAGACATACTGACCTTTGATAAAAGCTAAAGGTCAGTACGCCCTAACCAACTTTAGTGAGATGTAGTTATCTGTCGCTAACAATATATAGCCAACGAAGTGTAACCTAGTTCATGCTATTAAATGAATACACTCGCGTTTAGTGGTTGCTTTAAACAGTTAGAAAATGAGTGCGAAAAGACCTTTTTTCAACCCTAATAAAAAAGCGCTGCGTACCGTTGGGAGAGCACGCAACGCAAAGGGTAGCTATAAGCCAATAGAAATATTTACGTAGAAGTTCAGCCTTACCGCTTCCACGGTACTGTTTGCCACTCTCTTGAGAATAAAAGAGACGTCAACAGCACAGTCTGCTTTAACCACATTGCAATTGCTAAAACAGACTAGGTATAGAAGCCTTTTTTGAAGCGATGCGCACTGTGTTCGACAGACGATATTTATTTAACACGGTACAAATGGCAGAAAAGGCGCCTAATTGTGGAAATGTAATGATGGTTTAATACCAGTCCATACAGACAGTACAATAGAACGCTAAGCCAGATAGAAACTCGCGTTGTAGAATGCTCTATTAATAAAAATTTCGCTCAACGCTTCTCAAATATGGCGCAAATGAGGCAAGTTTGAGGATTTTATGTCGAACTTAGGCAATAGCTTTTGTTCATAGGTATAGTGTGCGTTCTATTAGAATTATAATTGTGGGTTAATGTATGCCAAAGACAATTGCATTAGTGGAAGATGATGCGGCCATTCGCGAAAACTACATTATGGCGCTTAAAGCGCAGGGCTATAGCGTAAATGCCTATGAAGACAGACCATCTGCGGCCGAAGCGTTTAACCACACCCTACCCGACTTAGCCATTATTGATATTGGTTTGAAAGATGAAATAGAAGGTGGCTTTATGCTGTGCCAGCAACTGCGAGGTCTTTCTCAAACCCTTCCCATTATCTTTTTTACTGCGCGGGATAACGATGTCGATACTATTAGTGGCCTTAGAATGGGCGCGGATGATTACCTAACTAAAGATATCAGCATGGCCCATCTGCTAGCCCGAATTGCCGCACTGTTTAGACGTACTGATTTACTTGCTGCCCCCACAGAGCAAAAAGATGAACTAAAAGTAGGTGACTTGAAAGTAGACGTATCGAGAATGACGGTAAGCTGGCAAAACCAACCTGTTTTACTGACGGTAACAGAGTTCTGGATGCTGCACGCACTCATCAAGCGACCAGGTCATGTAAAAAGCCGTCAACAGCTTATGGATGAGTCGAGAATGGTAGTAGACGACACCACCATTACGTCTCACATAAAACGTATGCGCAAGAAATTTGTGCAGCTTGACGCAAACTTTGATCATATCGATACCGTGTACGGTATGGGGTATCGCTGGCAGCTTTAAAGTACGTAGGTTTAACGCTGTGTATCATCAGTAAAAAATAGAGGCAACCGACTACACACATGGGATTTCGCTTTTCTATCCGCCTTCAGCTTATGGTGCTGTCGTTGTTCCTATTCACCATTCCCTACTTGGGCTATAACTACGTGTGGGAGCTTGAGCAATACCTTAGAAATGGTCAAGAGCAAACCATGATAGGTACGGCGCGAGCCGTTGCCACTGCACTTCACGAACGACCCGCTTTATTTGATAGTCAATCAGCTTATCTTCAAGACGTACGCCCTGGTACAGACCTTTACGCACCGCCTATTCCTTATCCTATTCAGCTAGATGGCGAACTTAACGACTGGCAGCAAGTTAGCGAATTAATGAGCGAGTATGGCAGTGATGAAGTCATTGAGTATTACAACGACTTTGCCGGCGAGCCCACTAGCCTGTCGTTTAAACATATGGTGGGACGCTACGGTCAATTTCTGTATGCCATGTTTGAAGTCAATGATGACGCGCTGTTATGGCGGCAACCCAATAGCTTAAGCGTAGAAACGGGCGACCATTTACTTATCGGCATGGAAACCCCACAAGGCGAACTAGCAAGATACGTTGTTGCGCCCTATGAAAGTGGTTGGGTAAACGCGTACAAACTTGCTAGCAATACGTCTACAACACGGGCAATAGAGAACGCCCTTTCAATTCAGGGTCGCTGGCAGGAAACTGCCACTGGCTACAATGTTGAATTGCGCTTTCCGCTGTCTATGACCACAGGCGGTTTAGCATTTTCACTCGTCGATGTTGATGATGAGAACAGCAGGTTGAAGCAATACGCGTTAGGCACAGCAAATACAAAAGAGCTCGCTGAGTTGGGCACTGTCATAACACCCTCCCCTGAAATTGAGCGTATTTTGGCGGGATTGAAATATGCCGATTCAAGGGTGTGGGTTGTGGACAAGCACAAACGCGTGCTCGCTCGCGCTGGTGATATTCAATCAGCTACAGGCATTAAAGTCGATAAAAAAGAAGCCCCATCCAATGCGGTTTGGCATTGGATAGAAAGTGAGTGGTTACTTCCGCTTTATTACCAAATTCTTACCCGTCCACCTTCCGACTTTATCGACGAGTTAGACGATGCCTATGCACTCGTGGGGCAGGATTTAGGTACGGCGTTAAATGGTCAGCCTGAATCACTTTGGCGCTTGTCACCCGATAACAAAGCTATTGTACTTTCTGCTGCCTACCCTATTTTTATTGAAGGTAATGTAATGGGGGCGGTAATTGTAGAACAAACTACTAATGGCATTCGCACATTGCGAAACCGAGCCCTAGAGCAACTTTTCCACGTTATTTTAGCAGTAATGACCATAGGTACATTAGGACTACTGCTATTCGCTACGCGAATCTCAAATCGTATCCGTTCTCTTCGTGATAACACCGAAGCTGTCATTGATGACAATGGTAAAATTATTGGCGCACTGCCGGTATCTAACCAACGTGATGAAATTGGCGATTTATCCCGTTCATTTGCCGACGTCCTTTCACGCTTACAGCAATACAACTCTTATCTAGAGAACATGGCCTCTCGTTTGTCTCATGAGCTAAGAACACCTATCGCTGTGGTGAAGTCATCGTTAGACATGCTTTCTCACGTTAATGATGCTGACCAACAAGCGGTGTTTGTAGAAAGAGCTCAGTCAGGCGTAAATCGTCTAAGCACAATATTAAACAGTATGAGCGAGGCTACGCGATTAGAGCAAGCGATTGAGCAGGAAGACTTAGAAACCTTTGATATTATCAAGGTGATTGACGGATGTGTTCAGGGCTATCGGCACGCGTATGCGCAAAGAAAATGGACCTTTAGTTCCACTGACAATAGTTTGCTTATTAAGGGGTCACCCGAACTTATTGCTCAACTTTTCGATAAAATTGTGTCAAACGCTGTGGACTTCAGCAAAGACAATGATGAAATCACCGTTAAACTAGAAAAGAACGACAAATCTGTTCGGTTGTCGGTAAGTAACCCTGGGCCTCTACTTCCCAAAGGAATGAAGAGTCAGCTTACTCAATCCATGGTGTCGGTAAGAAAAGAAAATGACGTACAAAACGCGACTAACTCTCCTCACTTAGGGCTAGGACTTTATATCGCGAACATGATAGCCACTTTTCATAAAGGTCAGCTCTTCTTAAATGACAGGGAAGATGGCACGGGCGTCATTGTTACCGTAAGTTTGCCTCTCTAGCTCTCTTGTAAATTGATAAGGCAAAGCTATCTGTTATCAGGACCTTTATGTGCGAAGCGTCAGCTTTTCCTCTTTCTTAAACTGTTTTCATTTATCAATAGATATGCAATCTAATAATACAACTAACAGAAATATAAGGAATATTTAAATTAAGCGTTACTAAAAACTTATTTAAATATATTAAATGAGAATGTTTATCATTTATATTTACAAACATTTACATATTTCATAGACTTCGTCCTCCTTACACACACTCAAGGGAAACAGGATGAAAAACACTAAATTAACTATGGGCGCACAGACCATTGCAGCGGCACTTGCATTTGGTAGTGGCGCAGTAATGGCTCAGGAAGAAGTAGAATCGTGTAGTGATGCAACTTCGACAGAATGTGAAGCCGTCTCTGACGAAGCAATAGAACTGATTAAAATTCACGGCGTACAGCAATCTATCTACCGCTACAATAAATCTGGCGATCCTCGTCGCTTAGCAGACCTTGTTGATACACCACAAACCATTAGCGTTCTTACTCAAGACCAAATTCAAGAAAGCGGAAGAACAGATCTTAGAGATATCTTGCAAGCACAGGCAGGTGTAACTTTAGGTACGGGTGAGAATGGTAATGCTTTTGGTGACCGCTATATTATTCGTGGTCATGAAGCACGTAGCGACGTATTCGTTGATGGGCTTCGCGATCCAGGCATGACAACCCGCGAAAGCTTCGCAACTGAGCGTGTTGAAATTACAAAAGGCCCTAGCTCTACTTTTGCCGGTCGCGGTTCTTCAGGTGGTGCGGTTAACTCTATCACCAAAAAGGCGTCTACCGCTTATAACTTCGGCCGTGTTGATGCCGCAGTTGGTACCGATGAGCACACGCGTTTAACCGTTGATCTAAACAAAACGCTTAGTGAAACCAGCGCGGTGCGCCTAAACGGACTTTACTCGTCAGAAGATAAACCTGGACGTGAGGGTATCGAGCGCGACCGCGAAGGTGTGCAGCTTTCTTATGTGAATCAGCCTACTGACCGCTTGTCGTTCACCGGCGACTTGTATTACCTCAATGCAGAAGACATTCCTGACTTAGGTAGCTATTACGATCGTGATGCAGGCTATCCGCTTGAAGATATTCCTGTGTACGCACAAGATGAAGACTTCCAAAACTCGGAAGTAACCACATTCACCTTGCGAACTGAATATGATATTAGCGATAACGTGCGTTTTTATAACGCAACCCGTGTAGGTAAAACGGAAAACGAATATATTACCACAGGGATGCGAGGCACTAACCGTGACGCGACAGACCCTACTGCGCCAGGCGCTTACACCCTATCGCTTAGCAACCACCAAGGTTGGCAGGAAGTTGACTACGTGACTACACAGTTCAACCTTTTCTGGGATACGGCTTTCGCAGGCGTTGATCACCGCTTTGTATTCGGTTTTGAATATACAGACGAGTCGGTAGACAACGGCGTGTTCAATATGGACTACACCAATCCATCGAACTGTTTAACCAGCGGCCGCCGCGGTGTATCTGAAAGCTATTGCTTGTTAGATGGCGAAGGTAACATGGTTGATAATATCAACTCGCTAATGGGTAAAGCTTATACCCGTGGCGATGCTGATGCCCTATTCGACATTGAAACTTACTCGCTATACGTAATGGACACCTTTGAGCTTACCGATAACTTTAATGTTTTCGCTGGTCTTCGCGTAGATAGCTATGACTATAGCAACCAAACCTCTAGCGACCTTTACGAGTTCTCAGATGAACTGTACAACGGTCATTTAGGGCTAGTTTATGATGTGACCGAAAACGGAAACATCTACGCTTCGTATAGCACGGCAACGAACATAAACGGCGGTGAATCAGATCTAGGTGCTAACTGTGGTTATGGTGGTATTTGTGGTACGCCAGAGCAAGCGTCTCAAGCTGATCCAGAGCAGGTTGAAAACATTGAGTTAGGTACTAAGTGGTCACTGTTCAATGAAAAGCTTGTAGCAAACGCAGCACTATTCCGCATCACTAAGAGCGACGTACACGAAAGTGTCGGTGATGCTTACTCAACGCTCGGTACATTGAACACAGGTGAAAACCGTGTAGAAGGTATTGAGTTTGGTTTAAGCGGTGATATCACAGATAAGCTTAGCATCCAGGCGTCTGCTGCATTTATGGATTCTGAAATTCTTGAGTCTTACAGCGAAGACAATATCGGTCTTGCGCTAAGCAACTTCGCTGACGAAAGCTTCTACATTCAAATGCGCTATCAGCCTAATGAGAAGTTTGCCTTTGGTGGAGACTACAGCTACCAGTCGGAAATGTATGGCGGTCAACCAGATACCGCAGCGGGCTATAGTGCTGAAACCGGTGAGTACTCTATCGTAGTTCCTGACTATCAAGTGGTTAACCTATTCGCTAACTACTATCACTCAGACTCACTGACTTTCCGTGTTAATATTGGAAATTTATTTGATGAAGAATACTGGACGGCAGCCTACCGTTCTGGCGCCTTCATGTATATCGGTGATGGTCGCAACATTACAGGTACCGTTAGCTACGAATTTTAATGCTAGCATGACCTAGGCAGGCAACTGCCTAGGTCTTTTTATATTAAAAACACTCTAAAAAGCACTGAAAACATGATTATTATTGATGACTTATTGACGAAGAGCGATGTTGCGCAGTTTCGTCAGCAGCTTAACGACGTTCCCTTTGTTGATGGCAAAAATACGGCGATGGGTATGGCTGCAGGCGTCAAAAATAACGGTCAGGCAGATGCACAGGACAAACGTGTTCAGCAGCTGGCTAACCAATTGCTAAGCAAATTAGGTAACCACCCCAAAGTTATCTCCGCCGCCCTTCCTCAACGTATTTTCCCGCCGTGCTTTAACCGCTACAGCGAATCGCAAACCTATGGCTATCACGTAGACGCCGCCATTATGCGTATTCCGAATACGCCCGATGTCTTACGCAGCGATATGTCGATGACGATTTTTCTTACAGATAAAGATGACTACGAAGGCGGTGAACTTGTTATTCAGACAGGATTTGGCGAGCAAAAAGTTAAATGCGATGCCGGAAGCGCCATACTCTATCCATCTTCAAGTCTACACAAGGTCACGCCTGTCACTAAAGGCGAACGTATTGCCGCTATCACCTGGCTGCAAAGTATGGTGAGCGACCAGCAAATGCGTGAAACGCTTTTTCAGCTTGACCAAAGTATACAGTCACTGGTCAACGCCGGCACCGCTGAACGAGGGCAGCTTGATGGACTTCATCATGTTTACCATAACTTGGTAAGAAAGTTTTCTCAGCTTTAACCGCGATTAAAATCAAGCACAATCTGACACAAGTACTATCGCAAAAGTTTTCTTAAGAGCGAACGAAATAAACACCTAGTCAACAAGGTCTTATACTAAAGGTGTAGCGCAGTTGTATATTGCTGGGTTTATTCTATGGTTAAGTCAATTGACGCTTTCTTTTTATGCTTTGTGCTCTGGTACTTGAATGAAATATAAAACACTTTTTACCGCCCTTTTTCTTATGGCTTGTTCAAGTATGGCCTTAGGACAAAATGCTCAAACCGCTAGCTTTTCTATCACGCTGAATGATAGCGATGGTGAGCCTGTCGATAACGGCGTATTTCTATTTGAGCCCCAGTTTGAGGTGGATGAGCATCAAATGCCACACCAAAAGCCAGCCGTAATGAATCAAATAGATAAACAGTTTGAACCTCACGTGCTTGTAGTAAAAGCGGGTACTGAAGTGACTTTCCCTAATGCGGATAATTTGTTTCACCACGTCTATTCATTTTCACCTACGAAACAATTCGAACTAAAGCTCTATAAAGAGTTTACGGCAGAGCCTTTACGATTTGAAAATGCAGGTATTGTGGATATTGGCTGTAATATTCATGATTGGATGCTGGGCTACATTGTAGTCTCAGACTCTCCTTATTTTGGTAAAACTGATAATGAGGGGCAGTCTTCAATTTCACTTCCTCATGGTGAGTACACTGTCCGTTTTTGGCACCCGCAGGTGGAAGGTGAAAAAGCGCTACCTGCACAGTCCATTTCTGTGTCTGCCGATACACAAGTAACATGGGCACTTAATACAAACATAATTAGGGATGACGGATTCGATTCTGGTTTCGGCGACTATTGATGCGGTTTGTCACTCAATCATTAGCCCTATTGTCGTTAGTTTTCTCTATCGCAAGCTACGCAGAAACAGACTTTTTGTTGCGCGGAACCTGGGCGCTGAAAGAAAACACACAAAGCTTTCAAGACTTTGGCCAAAACCACCAGCGATTCGAAGGTGATGGCTTACACCTTTCTCAAGCAGTTATCTCAACCAACCAGCGTCTGTTTGACGATTGGACATTATCTGGTGCTTTAAACGCTTACAGTGACGGCGAAGAACGGCTCAACGTTTCTCAGCTTTACATAAAATATCGGCCACTTAGCGCCTCATCTATAAAGTCAGAAGTAAAAGTAGGTGCATTTTATCCTGCTATTTCAGCTGAAAATACAGACATTGCTTGGCTGTCGCCTCACTTCCTCACTAACTCTGCCATAAACAGCTGGATCGGCGAAGAACTCAGAACCGGTGGCGTTGAACTTAGCTTTAGACAAAATGGCAGACAGGTGCGAAGCAACTGGTCTTGGAAAGTATTAGCCAGCTTGTTTAAAGGAAACGATAGCACTGGAACGCTGCTCTCTTGGCGTGGCTTTGCACTTCACGATAGACAGTCACTTTACAACGATAGAGTGAATTTTCTGCCTATTCCGGGTGTAATCGATGAAGAAAAACTAGATGCTCCCGCATGGACTGAACCTTTTAGAGAAATAGACAATCGTTTTGGTTATTATTTCGGGACGCATGTGGCGTACAAGCGCAGCGCTGAAATTCGCTATTACTATTACGATAACAACGCAGACGCAAATGCAGTCGACCCCGACCGCATCTACGCATGGCATACACGCTTTCATTCTTTAACGCTACGCTATCTGCCTCGCCCCGATTTGACACTGTTTTCTCAAGTTCTATATGGCGACACCCTAATGGGAGAAAATATCGTTGATAATGACTTTGCGAGCGCTTATGTTGCCGCTGCCTTAAATTTAAATGCGATGGGACTGAAAGACTTAACCGCGGCAGCACGCATAGACTGGTATCGCGTGAGTGATAATGACAACACTACGTACGACCCTAATGGAAGTAGAGGGTACGCCTTTACTTTTAGCGTAAAGTACGACGTAACCTCTCATTTCTTTATAACGACAGAATGGCAGCTAAATTCAGGTCATCAAGAAAATTTGCGCTTTTTTCAGCCTAATGAAAAATACACTGAACACCTATTTCAAGTGGCGTTAACAGCAAAGCTGTAAGCACGAGGCTTTCAAAACTCACTGTGCAGAAGCTTAACCTTTGGCAACCTCGACTAAATTAAATTTTGTCTCACTGTCACCTTTAACCATAACCTGACATTGCCCCCAGCTTTGTGGGATATGCCAAACATGAGCCTCGGCTACGGT encodes:
- a CDS encoding EAL domain-containing protein, translating into MPIREISEDFSIEDIVPYFQPIVDLNSQGVWRYECLARLITRGDKTFLPSEFLYLIERDQHVNSLAASMFVQCASYFHDVNIPWNINISAKDLYNQELTNTLITHLASYPAPERVSIEVSASTALSNPKNLTAFIEKSMHAGLGVFIDNVGSCPGNIRALMNLPVRGIKLAGGLIKHYDEQEAVREYVDYLLSLCERHSVSTIAEHVEDEAHLERVKRLPIRYAQGYVFSPPLANVRSATARH
- the trmB gene encoding tRNA (guanine(46)-N(7))-methyltransferase TrmB, which encodes MASGNSREITTSQVGIHDKLDDLVKKYQVSENKRPISEHTQAAFDEVSAWLDADNGFNGEVILDSCCGVGESTANIARANPDARVIGIDKSALRVDKHEHYSAQQDNYRVIRADVNDFWRLVKQSNWKVTQHFLLYPNPYPKKTQVQKRWHGSAAMVDLMAITPNIEVRSNWLIYLMEFAQAAKHYGMVSDLSEVTGDNHMTPFERKYRGSGQSCWKLNCRSEES
- a CDS encoding ABC transporter permease — translated: MKTESTQMNTEENVGWFKQNYVALTTIWIKECTRFLRIWVQTLVPPAITMSLYFVIFGSLIGNRIGEMGGFTYMEFIVPGLIMMSVITNSYANVSSSFFSAKFQRNIEELLVSPVPTSVIILGYVGGGVARAILIGIIVTLVSLFFVDVQIHNLGIIALTLLLTSTLFATAGLINAVFAKTFDDISVVPTFVLTPLTYLGGVFYSLTLLPEFWQWVSKANPVVYMVNGFRYGFLGVSDVNVTLSLTLLVGFNALLFSVAYYLLKTGQGIRS
- a CDS encoding ABC transporter ATP-binding protein; amino-acid sequence: MKALDIKGLTKTYKGGVQALKGVDLTVQEGDFFALLGPNGAGKSTTIGIISSLVNQTNGSVSVFGYDLTTQKEQAKACIGLVPQEFNFNQFETVLQIVLNQAGYYGVPRSVAKERAKKYLAQLDLWEKRDARARELSGGMKRRLMIARALMHEPKLLILDEPTAGVDIEIRRSMWGFLEEINRQGITIILTTHYLEEAEMLCRNIAIINKGTIVENTSMKALLSKLNVETFVLDIKAANGVSTTDNLLTGFEHRLIDDHTLEVDVEKTEGLNPVFTQLSEKGVQVMSMRNKSNRLEELFVRLVESAKQAS
- the pdsR gene encoding proteobacterial dedicated sortase system response regulator encodes the protein MPKTIALVEDDAAIRENYIMALKAQGYSVNAYEDRPSAAEAFNHTLPDLAIIDIGLKDEIEGGFMLCQQLRGLSQTLPIIFFTARDNDVDTISGLRMGADDYLTKDISMAHLLARIAALFRRTDLLAAPTEQKDELKVGDLKVDVSRMTVSWQNQPVLLTVTEFWMLHALIKRPGHVKSRQQLMDESRMVVDDTTITSHIKRMRKKFVQLDANFDHIDTVYGMGYRWQL
- the pdsS gene encoding proteobacterial dedicated sortase system histidine kinase yields the protein MGFRFSIRLQLMVLSLFLFTIPYLGYNYVWELEQYLRNGQEQTMIGTARAVATALHERPALFDSQSAYLQDVRPGTDLYAPPIPYPIQLDGELNDWQQVSELMSEYGSDEVIEYYNDFAGEPTSLSFKHMVGRYGQFLYAMFEVNDDALLWRQPNSLSVETGDHLLIGMETPQGELARYVVAPYESGWVNAYKLASNTSTTRAIENALSIQGRWQETATGYNVELRFPLSMTTGGLAFSLVDVDDENSRLKQYALGTANTKELAELGTVITPSPEIERILAGLKYADSRVWVVDKHKRVLARAGDIQSATGIKVDKKEAPSNAVWHWIESEWLLPLYYQILTRPPSDFIDELDDAYALVGQDLGTALNGQPESLWRLSPDNKAIVLSAAYPIFIEGNVMGAVIVEQTTNGIRTLRNRALEQLFHVILAVMTIGTLGLLLFATRISNRIRSLRDNTEAVIDDNGKIIGALPVSNQRDEIGDLSRSFADVLSRLQQYNSYLENMASRLSHELRTPIAVVKSSLDMLSHVNDADQQAVFVERAQSGVNRLSTILNSMSEATRLEQAIEQEDLETFDIIKVIDGCVQGYRHAYAQRKWTFSSTDNSLLIKGSPELIAQLFDKIVSNAVDFSKDNDEITVKLEKNDKSVRLSVSNPGPLLPKGMKSQLTQSMVSVRKENDVQNATNSPHLGLGLYIANMIATFHKGQLFLNDREDGTGVIVTVSLPL
- a CDS encoding TonB-dependent receptor; protein product: MKNTKLTMGAQTIAAALAFGSGAVMAQEEVESCSDATSTECEAVSDEAIELIKIHGVQQSIYRYNKSGDPRRLADLVDTPQTISVLTQDQIQESGRTDLRDILQAQAGVTLGTGENGNAFGDRYIIRGHEARSDVFVDGLRDPGMTTRESFATERVEITKGPSSTFAGRGSSGGAVNSITKKASTAYNFGRVDAAVGTDEHTRLTVDLNKTLSETSAVRLNGLYSSEDKPGREGIERDREGVQLSYVNQPTDRLSFTGDLYYLNAEDIPDLGSYYDRDAGYPLEDIPVYAQDEDFQNSEVTTFTLRTEYDISDNVRFYNATRVGKTENEYITTGMRGTNRDATDPTAPGAYTLSLSNHQGWQEVDYVTTQFNLFWDTAFAGVDHRFVFGFEYTDESVDNGVFNMDYTNPSNCLTSGRRGVSESYCLLDGEGNMVDNINSLMGKAYTRGDADALFDIETYSLYVMDTFELTDNFNVFAGLRVDSYDYSNQTSSDLYEFSDELYNGHLGLVYDVTENGNIYASYSTATNINGGESDLGANCGYGGICGTPEQASQADPEQVENIELGTKWSLFNEKLVANAALFRITKSDVHESVGDAYSTLGTLNTGENRVEGIEFGLSGDITDKLSIQASAAFMDSEILESYSEDNIGLALSNFADESFYIQMRYQPNEKFAFGGDYSYQSEMYGGQPDTAAGYSAETGEYSIVVPDYQVVNLFANYYHSDSLTFRVNIGNLFDEEYWTAAYRSGAFMYIGDGRNITGTVSYEF
- a CDS encoding Fe2+-dependent dioxygenase; its protein translation is MIIIDDLLTKSDVAQFRQQLNDVPFVDGKNTAMGMAAGVKNNGQADAQDKRVQQLANQLLSKLGNHPKVISAALPQRIFPPCFNRYSESQTYGYHVDAAIMRIPNTPDVLRSDMSMTIFLTDKDDYEGGELVIQTGFGEQKVKCDAGSAILYPSSSLHKVTPVTKGERIAAITWLQSMVSDQQMRETLFQLDQSIQSLVNAGTAERGQLDGLHHVYHNLVRKFSQL